The following coding sequences lie in one Streptomyces albofaciens JCM 4342 genomic window:
- a CDS encoding carboxylesterase/lipase family protein — translation MNHHPAPVVTTGRSPAPVVPTAQGAVRGLRRGDTAAFLNIPYAAPPRGAGRFAPPRPHEPWDGVRDATAPGPNAPQSERRLGNVDMSPYFGTGWSRGEDYLTVNVWAPAASGGGLPVMVFVHGGGFVAGSTRSALYDGSAFARDGVVLVTLNYRLGIAGFLDIPGAPANRGLLDAAAALRWVQENIAAFGGDPGNVTLFGQSAGATLVGGLLADPGAVGLFRRAIVQSGNGRGAFTGEQAARVTRAAAEDLGIGPHADAFAEVSDERLVATAARLTGIDLRTTTHRDPLLGLSPFGLVLDAQPAEALAAGPGPGVDLLIGTNAEEANLYLVPVDTYATSTAEDVDDTAARSHPDPARLVAAYRKTRPGASYGALRSAVMGDALFGAGSWALAAAHADHTGSATYAYEFAWRSRALDGQLGAAHAVELPFVFDLAQLPRLHGPNALLGPDEPPAELAARMHGAWVRFAATGDPGWDPYDNERRATMRIDAEWSQADDPRGPERRAWINFEQI, via the coding sequence ATGAACCACCACCCCGCACCCGTCGTCACCACCGGCCGGTCACCGGCCCCCGTCGTCCCCACGGCCCAGGGAGCCGTCCGCGGCCTGCGGCGAGGCGACACCGCGGCCTTCCTGAACATCCCCTACGCCGCCCCTCCCCGCGGCGCCGGCCGGTTCGCGCCGCCCCGGCCGCACGAGCCGTGGGACGGCGTGCGGGACGCCACCGCGCCGGGACCCAACGCGCCGCAGTCCGAACGCAGGCTCGGAAATGTGGACATGTCCCCGTACTTCGGCACAGGCTGGAGCCGCGGCGAGGACTACCTCACCGTCAACGTCTGGGCCCCCGCCGCGTCCGGCGGCGGCCTGCCCGTCATGGTGTTCGTCCACGGCGGCGGCTTCGTCGCCGGATCGACGCGGTCCGCGCTGTACGACGGGTCCGCCTTCGCCCGCGACGGCGTCGTCCTCGTCACCCTCAACTACCGGCTCGGCATCGCCGGGTTCCTCGACATCCCGGGCGCGCCCGCCAACCGCGGCCTGCTCGACGCCGCCGCGGCGCTGCGCTGGGTGCAAGAGAACATCGCGGCCTTCGGCGGTGACCCGGGCAACGTCACCCTCTTCGGCCAGTCGGCCGGGGCCACCCTCGTCGGCGGCCTCCTCGCCGACCCCGGGGCCGTGGGGCTCTTCCGCCGGGCGATCGTCCAGAGCGGCAACGGCCGCGGGGCGTTCACCGGCGAGCAGGCCGCCCGCGTCACCAGGGCGGCGGCCGAGGACCTGGGCATCGGTCCGCACGCCGACGCCTTCGCGGAGGTGTCCGACGAGCGCCTGGTCGCGACCGCCGCCCGGCTCACGGGCATCGACCTCCGGACCACGACGCACCGCGACCCGCTGCTCGGACTCTCCCCCTTCGGCCTCGTCCTCGACGCCCAGCCCGCCGAAGCCCTCGCCGCCGGCCCCGGCCCCGGCGTCGACCTGCTCATCGGGACCAACGCCGAGGAGGCGAACCTCTACCTCGTCCCCGTGGACACGTACGCCACCTCGACCGCCGAGGACGTCGACGACACGGCGGCCCGCTCGCACCCGGACCCGGCCCGGCTCGTCGCCGCCTACCGGAAGACCCGCCCGGGGGCGTCCTACGGCGCGCTGCGGTCCGCCGTCATGGGCGACGCGCTGTTCGGCGCGGGCAGCTGGGCCCTGGCCGCCGCCCATGCCGACCACACCGGGTCCGCCACTTACGCGTACGAATTCGCCTGGCGCTCGCGCGCGCTGGACGGACAGCTCGGCGCCGCGCACGCCGTCGAGCTGCCCTTCGTCTTCGACCTCGCGCAGCTTCCCCGACTGCACGGGCCGAACGCCCTGCTCGGCCCCGACGAGCCGCCCGCGGAACTCGCCGCCCGCATGCACGGGGCGTGGGTCCGCTTCGCCGCCACCGGCGACCCCGGCTGGGACCCGTACGACAACGAGCGCCGAGCCACGATGCGGATCGACGCCGAGTGGTCCCAGGCCGACGACCCCCGCGGTCCGGAACGACGGGCCTGGATCAACTTCGAACAAATTTAG